Genomic DNA from Candidatus Neomarinimicrobiota bacterium:
AGCACCACCCGCTGCTCCGCACCTTCGCCGCCGGCCTTGGGCGCTTCCTCCTCGTGGTAGGCATCGGTGAGAAGCGTGAGGAAGGTGCGGTCCACTCCGGCGGAGGACTCCACCACGGCGGGGACGATATGCTCGTTGGTCTCGGGATCAAAATAGGTGAGCCGCTTGCCAGAGTACTCGGCGTGGCGGTCCAGGTCGTAAGTCCCCCGGTCGGCAACACCCTCCAGCTCCGACCAGCCGAAGGGAAACTCGTACTCCAGGTCGTTGGTCGCCCGGGAGTAGTGGGACAGCTCCTCCTGGCTGTGGGGCCGTACGCGCAGCTTCTCCCGGCGAATGCCCAGGGACACGTACCACTCCAGCCGGGCATCGGTCCAGTAGTCCAGCCACTCAGCACTTTCCCCGGGCCGGACAAAGTACTCCAGCTCCATCTGCTCGAACTCCCGGGTGCGGAACAGGAAGTTGCCGGTGGTAATCTCGTTGCGAAAGGCCTTGCCCAGCTGGGCGATGCCGAAGGGCAGCTTGGCCCGGGCCGTACCCTGCACGTTCAGGAAGTTGACGAAGATACCCTGCGCAGTCTCCGGCCGCAGGTAGGCTTCCACACCGGACTCCTCCAAAGAACCGATGAAGGTCTTGAACATGAGGTTGAACTGGCGGGGGATGGTCCAGTCAGCCGCCTGACCTTCGTCATCCAGAATGCCGCCAGCGTCCAGATCAAAATCGCCCCGCTCGACAATCAGGTGCAGAATCCTCGGGATAGTATGGTGAACCAGATCCTCCCCCTTTTCGATCTGCAACCCTACCTGCGCTGCCAGCTGCCGAATCACGGACTCGTCCTGCTTCTCCAACAGGTGATCCAGGCGATAGCGCTTCTTCGTCAACTTATTGTCCACCATGATATCGTGGAACTGGGACACGTGCCCGGAGGCCTCCCACACGCGGGGGTGCATGAGGATGGCGGCATCCATACCCACCACATCCTCCCGAGCGGTGACGATATCCCGCCACCAGCGGTTCTTCACATTGCGTTTGAGCTCCACTCCCAGGGGGCCATAGTCCCAGGTAGAGCCGAGACCCCCATAGATCTCGCTGCTCAGGAAAATGAACCCCCTGCGCTTGGCCAGGGAGGTGATTTTGTCCATGAGGTCAGTTTGATTGCCCATAGTACTACGTTGACTTCTTCCGTCTCCGCGTATAGCGCCGCCGTCGCTTTGGGCCTTCAACCACCCGAGCTGCCAGCCGCTCTACCGCCTCGGTTAATTCAATGCTATCCGGGTCATCCGCCTTCTTCAGAGAGACATTGGTCTTCCCATCGGTAATATACAGCCCATAGCGCCCT
This window encodes:
- a CDS encoding glycine--tRNA ligase; its protein translation is MGNQTDLMDKITSLAKRRGFIFLSSEIYGGLGSTWDYGPLGVELKRNVKNRWWRDIVTAREDVVGMDAAILMHPRVWEASGHVSQFHDIMVDNKLTKKRYRLDHLLEKQDESVIRQLAAQVGLQIEKGEDLVHHTIPRILHLIVERGDFDLDAGGILDDEGQAADWTIPRQFNLMFKTFIGSLEESGVEAYLRPETAQGIFVNFLNVQGTARAKLPFGIAQLGKAFRNEITTGNFLFRTREFEQMELEYFVRPGESAEWLDYWTDARLEWYVSLGIRREKLRVRPHSQEELSHYSRATNDLEYEFPFGWSELEGVADRGTYDLDRHAEYSGKRLTYFDPETNEHIVPAVVESSAGVDRTFLTLLTDAYHEEEAPKAGGEGAEQRVVLRLSPTIAPITVAVFPLVNRDGMPEVARRIVDNLRGDFAAFYDDGGSIGRRYRRQDEAGTPFGITVDGQTLQDQTVTVRDRDSMEQVRVSMDQVKRYLREKMG